AGCAGGTGGATACGAAGCTTGGTTCGGACCTCCTGGAAGTGCAGCAAAGCGCTGTGGAAGATAAAGGAGGAGACGGCCTCTATGATGACCGCTTTGGGCAAGTCCACTTGGATGGGATTCCTGCAAGCGAAGCTCCTCTCGCTGACGTGATACTTGGTCAGTCCCAGGCTCCACAGGGCGCCCATGCAGTACCTGCTGCACAGGGCACCAATCAGCTGAGCTAACAGCCTCATCGCACCCGTCTCAGCGGACATTCCCCCCAGCATCATCTGCATCATCACGCCGCACGGGTTGCTGGAGGTGCCCACCAGAGTCAGGCCATGCACCAACGAGAAGAAGTAGGTTAGCGTCAGCGGCCAGGTTGGATGCAGGGGTTCCTGCTCGCTCAGCAGTTGCAGCTCATGGGTGCAGAAGCAGAGCTGGAACGTGGCCAGAAACTCCAAGACGAAGGCGTGGGCAGTGGGCCTGTTCAGCTGCTGCCGGGTGACCACGCGGGCCAGCCCCATGAACAGCACGATCGACAGCATCAGCCCCAGCGAGGTACAGGTGTCCTGCATCTCGGGCCAGAGCCCCCACAGCGCCGTCATGTCTCTCTCAACACCAGACTGGGACGCCTGCTCTGGCTCGGCAGGAGGCGGTCTATGGGCCGGAGTCCTAAgtcctcagccccgccccctcacgCCCCTCGGGGCGGGCCGACTCTAGGCTTGCTGGAGGCACCGGGGGCGCTAGGCGGAAGGGCTCCTCCCCTCCGTGGCTCTGAGCTAGGGTGTTGTTACCAGAGCCTGGGAGGAGGGGCGACGAGGACATCTCTGCGAGGGCACCGGCTGAGGGGCCAACGGTCAGCAGGAGCCGGACACGCACATGCCTTCGCCGCTTCCCTCAGGGACTGGAAGCAGGCGCGGATGGGGCAGGGAGTGGAGGGACGGCGCGCGTCCGGATGCCATTGCTCATGCGCGCGGCGGCCCGTGCGCCTTTGCGAGAGGCTAGGCTTGGGACCGCCGGACCCCCGTCAACGCCGGGCGCGCTTCTCCCAGCGCTAAGCGGGAGGGCGCGCGCCCCTTGCGCTGGGACAGGTGCTTTGACGTGGGAACCTTAAGGGGTTTTCCTTCCCCGCTTCTAAAACTGTAAAGCCGGCAAGCTGGAAAGACCGCTAAAGCTCATCTCGGCCAACCACCTCGTTTTTAATTTATGGGGCGACTGAGAAGACGGGAAGTGACGGAGGTGCAGCGCGGAGGtcgggggtggggctgggtggtGGTTTGGCGGGGGGAGTAGATTTCAGAGCGAACCAGGGCTTGACCTGTGTGAAGAAGGGCGGGCAACTGGGTTTCCTTGAGCCTTAGTTCTTTTCACCTGCCTGTGACGTTTACCTCGTAGAGTTGTGGGTCAGACGACCCACCTCAtcgatttgttttaaaaaagcatgGAAGGTAagtagcacagagcctggcagacAGGAAGTGCTCAAGAAGTGCTAGGCTGAAGTTGAAAGAGCACGTCTTGCCACCGCCCCCCACTCCCAACAGCTCGCCCACCTTGGGCGGCCCTTTGTGGGTGCAGCTGGGAGGGAATGCCTGGGATTCCTCAGACCTCGCACCTGTCGTGGTTTTCTGCTAATGGAATGGGTGTCATGGTTTAGTTGGGGGAGAGTGGTGCAAATTCCTCAGCACTCTCCAGCCTCAGTTCTGCCTCCCCTGGGCTCTGCTGAAACACAAGTCCACGTTTCTGAGGGCTGGAGAGAAGTGAGAGAAGAGCTAAAATGAGAGGAATAATTAGCCCGAGCTAAAAGTAATAGAGCGCTTGGAAGGTGTTCTTGACACCCCTAGGTGGCATCTCTGGGGGGCTCCAAGGAGCTCGGGTCCTTTATGTCTCAGCACGGAAAGAATTCAGccagaggcaaagtgatagataagaagtggTTTATTAGAATAGGATGCTTGTGAGGCTTACAAGTGGGCAGGCGAGAGGATGCTGTGCCCTGAGAACTTAATGGGCTACAATTTTATAAtcaaggaaaagtggggagggggggaaCCACCTTATTCCTCATTCTTCAGTAGACCTCGGGcttccatcatcagctcctcCTGCAGGTTGGgcaggggagttttcttgtccctacatggtcaagccaggactgtcatggcactatggaaaaattatttcaggtctcAGTACAGTGAGggtctttcactttgaaatgtcaCTTTTCCATAAAGTATTGGTTTTTATGTGTGCAGAGAGTATGTCCTAGGGGTCATTAACTTACTGAGTTCACTGGGCAGGATGTGAGTCTCatgccaccattgttttattgttttgggtcaTGTCTCctgcttctgttgcatggttttgttgctatGCAAGCCTGCTTGGTTTCGTGGTTAAGGAAACCTGTTTgcttgagtgatcattaacttatAGGGGTCtcccatattttttcttttcttactgtcccctagtgggattaactatttaattacctactttgtccctttactccGTCCCTATCATTCTTGCTGAGTTTCCTCAGATTTCCTTCCCAATCTCAATTTGTCCTCTAATAACTAATGAAAGTTCTCTTCATAACTCCCAAGTTTTCTGTGGTGCCAGTAGGCATtctctgaatttaaaaaataaattctttcagAAAACACACGAACTGTGTAGAAAGATGaagttctttcc
This region of Mesoplodon densirostris isolate mMesDen1 chromosome 7, mMesDen1 primary haplotype, whole genome shotgun sequence genomic DNA includes:
- the AQP11 gene encoding aquaporin-11; translated protein: MTALWGLWPEMQDTCTSLGLMLSIVLFMGLARVVTRQQLNRPTAHAFVLEFLATFQLCFCTHELQLLSEQEPLHPTWPLTLTYFFSLVHGLTLVGTSSNPCGVMMQMMLGGMSAETGAMRLLAQLIGALCSRYCMGALWSLGLTKYHVSERSFACRNPIQVDLPKAVIIEAVSSFIFHSALLHFQEVRTKLRIHLLSALITFLVYAGGSLTGAVFNPALALSLHFKCFDEAFLQFFIVYWLAPSLGILLMILMFSFFLPWLYNNHTINKKE